The Caldicellulosiruptor obsidiansis OB47 genome segment TATTTGTTCTTTATGGAGATGCACCTTTTATTAAAGCAGATACACTAAAAAGAATTTCTGAAAAAAGAAAGAAGGAAAACGCATCGCTCTGCCTTTTGACTGCCATCTTCGAAAATCCGTATGGTTATGGGAGAATAATTTCAGATGAGAATGGCAATGTTTTAAAGATTGTCGAGGAGAAGGACGCAACAGATGAGCAAAAACAAATAAAAGAGATAAATCCTGGATTTTATTGCTTTGCAAAAGATGCGCTTGAAGATGTTTTGGCAAAGATAGACAATAACAACAGCCAGCACGAGTATTATCTTACAGACAGCATAGAAATACTGAATAAAGAAGGCAAGAAGGTAGTAAAGATTGCATGTGATGATAATTTTGAAGTCATGGGGATCAACTCAAGGTACGAACTTTTTTTGGCTGAGCAGGAGCTGAAAATAAGAATAAATAAAAAGCACCTTGCAGAAGGTGTTCAAATGATAGATATGTATTCTGTCTACATTCATCCAGATGTGCAGATAGGTAAAGATACAGTGATATATCCTGGTACATTCATACTTGGCAATACTACCATAGGAGAAGAGTGTGTAATTGGTCCAAACTCATATATTGTAAATTCCAAAATAGGCAATAAGTGTCACGTGTGGTTTTCGGTGATTGAGGATTCTGAGATAAAAGACAATGTAAAGGTTGGGCCTTATGCGCACTTGCGACCAAACAGCATCTTAGAAGAAGGAGTCAAGATTGGCAACTTTGTTGAGGTGAAAAACTCAAAGGTGGGCAGAAACACAAAGTCAGCTCATCTTACATACATTGGAGATGCTGACATAGGAGAAAATGTGAATTTGGGCTGCGGGACCATATTTGTAAACTACGATGGGTATAAAAAGCACAGAACGGTTGTTGAAGATAATGCGTTTATTGGCTGCAACTCGAATCTTATAGCGCCTGTTAGAATTGGGAAGAACGCTTACATTGCTGCAGGTTCTACGATTACAGATGATGTGCCTGCAGATGCTCTTGCCATTGCCCGTGAAAGGCAGACTGTAAAGGAAGGTTGGGCTTTAAGGAGAAAACAAATGTATGAAGGTAATAATAAATAATAAAATGAATAGATTTTTTAGAGATTTTAAGATAATTTTATTGAACAATTTATGCTATAATATAGTTTGCGTGAAGGAAGGGTAAAAAAATTAACTTTTGTGCTGGGGGTAAAAAAAGTGATAACACATGGAAAAGAGATAAAAATATTTACTGGTAATTCAAACAAGGAGCTTGCAGAAGAGATAG includes the following:
- the glmU gene encoding bifunctional UDP-N-acetylglucosamine diphosphorylase/glucosamine-1-phosphate N-acetyltransferase GlmU yields the protein MKRQTFIVLAAGEGKRMKSKYSKVVQKIMGKPMILYLIDEIQKNFEGSQIIVVVGNKKEDVYRVLDGRNIEFAHQKKQLGTAHAVMCAMDVVSKEAEDVFVLYGDAPFIKADTLKRISEKRKKENASLCLLTAIFENPYGYGRIISDENGNVLKIVEEKDATDEQKQIKEINPGFYCFAKDALEDVLAKIDNNNSQHEYYLTDSIEILNKEGKKVVKIACDDNFEVMGINSRYELFLAEQELKIRINKKHLAEGVQMIDMYSVYIHPDVQIGKDTVIYPGTFILGNTTIGEECVIGPNSYIVNSKIGNKCHVWFSVIEDSEIKDNVKVGPYAHLRPNSILEEGVKIGNFVEVKNSKVGRNTKSAHLTYIGDADIGENVNLGCGTIFVNYDGYKKHRTVVEDNAFIGCNSNLIAPVRIGKNAYIAAGSTITDDVPADALAIARERQTVKEGWALRRKQMYEGNNK